Sequence from the Acidimicrobiia bacterium genome:
ATTGGTTACTTGATTCTATAGGTGGTATTTTTTGTTTCGGTACTGTCGATTACTTCGGTTCAGTTCCTGAAGACGGTATTGAATGTATAGCAACCCAATTAGTTGTTACACCTAGTGGATCTGGATATTTGATAGTAGATCAATCTGGTATGGTTCTGCCATATGGAAATGCAATATTCTTTGGAGCGCCAAAAGCCAGCCAAGTCACAGGCAGAATTGTAAGTTTAGATATATGGAAAAAACCAGTGAAAGCAACCAATGCAAATTTATTCGATAAATTAGTGCAAAATGACATTAACCAACTTTTGGGCAAGGATGTTGAATTTATATCCGAACCATCTGCGAGAATAGATTAATACCTACTATGAAAACTAGAACTCTCCTAATTCTCGCTGGAATAACAGCAGTAATACTGCTTATTGCCTTCACAGTTTTTATCATTGACTATTCAAGCCAATTGAAATAATCCTCATAAAAATTCATTTTGGGATTTACGTATCTATAGTTAGCACACAACTTATATTTCCTAACCCATATGAAATAAACTACTCACCATGACTAATGAATCAAATATTTTCGACATAATCGTTATGGGCGGCGGACCTGGCGGTTACGCGACAGCTCTCTATGGTGCAGCAGCAGGACTGAACATTGCCCTAGTAGAAGAAGACCGCGTTGGTGGTACTTGTCTGCTTAGAGGTTGTATACCAGCCAAAGCATTATTACAAACTGCAGAAGTAGCACATACTATTAAAGATGCAGAGAAGTTTGGTGTTGAAGCATCAGGTGGAACAATTGATTTTAAAAAATTGCAGGTACGAAAAAATACTGTTGTAAATCAATTGGTTGGCGGTCTTGAAGGATTATTAAAACGTCGTAAAGTTACAACATTTAATTCAAGAGCAATGTTGCATAACGCTCAACGTAAAGAAGTTTCATTATCTGATGGAACATTAATCACTGCAACAAAAGCAATTGTTGTTGCTACTGGTTCTTCA
This genomic interval carries:
- a CDS encoding FAD-dependent oxidoreductase — its product is MTNESNIFDIIVMGGGPGGYATALYGAAAGLNIALVEEDRVGGTCLLRGCIPAKALLQTAEVAHTIKDAEKFGVEASGGTIDFKKLQVRKNTVVNQLVGGLEGLLKRRKVTTFNSRAMLHNAQRKEVSLSDGTLITATKAIVVATGSSPRQFGPVEFDGKVILSSDHVLNIDYAPKTVAIIGGGAIGCEFASFFNEAGSEVTLLEVAPSLLAGCDKDAASVVQKTFIKKGMEVLTSVSVESITNKGDYAIIDYVAPDGTKTE